In the Phoenix dactylifera cultivar Barhee BC4 unplaced genomic scaffold, palm_55x_up_171113_PBpolish2nd_filt_p 000139F, whole genome shotgun sequence genome, one interval contains:
- the LOC103717960 gene encoding 2-carboxy-1,4-naphthoquinone phytyltransferase, chloroplastic isoform X1, with protein sequence MATALPFLPLLLSKPSSPPPPSLSRRTTTRPLRKCGKLAVAARKPWPPLWPRSSSQPTPEVAREGDADEISRATLLWRAAKLPIYSVALVPLTVGSAAAYLQTGLFFAKHYFVILSASMLVITWLNLSNDVYDFDTGADRHKKESVVNIIGSRTVTQYAANISLALGFMGLIWASIEAGDVRSILLVAYAILCGYVYQCPPFRLSYQGLGEPLCFAAFGPFATTAFYFTNRSKYLTRFIYKSIYLLIHDLLDWITPFNHVMQIFSGLSHLPLTGTVLSASVLVGLTTTFILFCSHFHQIDGDRAVGKMSPLVRIGTRAGSKVVRFGIVSLYFLLLAFGLCKTLPLTCVFLCALTLPVGKIVVDYVEENHNDNNKIFMAKYYCVRLHALFGIALALGLWLARAGNKA encoded by the exons ATGGCGACTGCCCTTCCtttcctcccccttctcctctcCAAACCTTCTTCCCCTCCACCTCCTTCCCTTTCACGGAGAACCACCACGCGTCCCTTAAGAAAGTGTGGCAAATTGGCCGTGGCAGcgaggaagccatggcctcccCTTTGGCCGCGGTCTTCTTCCCAGCCGACGCCCGAAGTTGCGCGCGAAGGCGACGCAGATGAGATATCGAGGGCGACGCTTTTGTGGAGAGCCGCCAAATTGCCCATCTACTCTGTGGCGTTGGTCCCTCTCACC GTAGGCAGCGCTGCAGCTTATCTCCAGACAGGCTTATTCTTTGCCAAGCATTACTTTGTGATCTTATCTGCATCAATGCTTGTGATTACTTGGCTAAATTTGAG CAATGATGTTTATGATTTTGATACTGGCGCAGACCGACACAAAAAAGAATCTGTTGTTAATATCATTGGCAG TCGGACGGTTACACAATATGCCGCCAACATATCACTTGCGCTTGGCTTTATGGGGCTGATCTGGGCATCCATAGAAGCAGGAGACGTCCGATCCATCTTATTAGTGGCATATGCTATACTGTGTGGGTATGTTTATCAG TGTCCTCCATTTCGATTAAGTTACCAAGGACTTGGAGAACCATTGTGCTTTGCAGCATTTGGTCCATTTGCCACTACAGCGTTCTATTTCACTAACAGAAGCAAATATTTAACAAGGTTCATTTATAAGAGTATCTACTTGCTCATTCATGATTTGTTGGATTGGATAACTCCATTTAATCACGTCATGCAAATTTTCAGCGGACTAAGCCATCTCCCTCTCACTGGAACAGTTTTGTCAGCATCTGTTCTTGTTGGGTTAACAACCACTTTTATTCTTTTCTGCAGCCATTTTCACCAG attgatggagatcgagctgtTGGAAAGATGTCTCCCCTG GTCAGAATTGGCACCAGAGCAGGCTCCAAAGTGGTGAGATTTGGAATCGTCtcactttattttcttttgctgGCTTTTGGATTATGCAAAACTCTTCCTTTGACCTGTGTT TTTCTCTGTGCTCTGACCCTACCAGTAGGAAAGATTGTTGTAGACTATGTCGAAGAAAATCACAAT GATAACAACAAGATTTTCATGGCAAAATATTATTGTGTGCGGCTGCATGCTTTGTTTGGGATTGCATTAGCTCTTGGATTGTGGCTAGCTAGAGCTGGAAATAAAGCATGA
- the LOC103717960 gene encoding 2-carboxy-1,4-naphthoquinone phytyltransferase, chloroplastic isoform X3: MATALPFLPLLLSKPSSPPPPSLSRRTTTRPLRKCGKLAVAARKPWPPLWPRSSSQPTPEVAREGDADEISRATLLWRAAKLPIYSVALVPLTVGSAAAYLQTGLFFAKHYFVILSASMLVITWLNLSNDVYDFDTGADRHKKESVVNIIGSRTVTQYAANISLALGFMGLIWASIEAGDVRSILLVAYAILCGYVYQCPPFRLSYQGLGEPLCFAAFGPFATTAFYFTNRSKYLTSGLSHLPLTGTVLSASVLVGLTTTFILFCSHFHQIDGDRAVGKMSPLVRIGTRAGSKVFLCALTLPVGKIVVDYVEENHNDNNKIFMAKYYCVRLHALFGIALALGLWLARAGNKA, translated from the exons ATGGCGACTGCCCTTCCtttcctcccccttctcctctcCAAACCTTCTTCCCCTCCACCTCCTTCCCTTTCACGGAGAACCACCACGCGTCCCTTAAGAAAGTGTGGCAAATTGGCCGTGGCAGcgaggaagccatggcctcccCTTTGGCCGCGGTCTTCTTCCCAGCCGACGCCCGAAGTTGCGCGCGAAGGCGACGCAGATGAGATATCGAGGGCGACGCTTTTGTGGAGAGCCGCCAAATTGCCCATCTACTCTGTGGCGTTGGTCCCTCTCACC GTAGGCAGCGCTGCAGCTTATCTCCAGACAGGCTTATTCTTTGCCAAGCATTACTTTGTGATCTTATCTGCATCAATGCTTGTGATTACTTGGCTAAATTTGAG CAATGATGTTTATGATTTTGATACTGGCGCAGACCGACACAAAAAAGAATCTGTTGTTAATATCATTGGCAG TCGGACGGTTACACAATATGCCGCCAACATATCACTTGCGCTTGGCTTTATGGGGCTGATCTGGGCATCCATAGAAGCAGGAGACGTCCGATCCATCTTATTAGTGGCATATGCTATACTGTGTGGGTATGTTTATCAG TGTCCTCCATTTCGATTAAGTTACCAAGGACTTGGAGAACCATTGTGCTTTGCAGCATTTGGTCCATTTGCCACTACAGCGTTCTATTTCACTAACAGAAGCAAATATTTAACAAG CGGACTAAGCCATCTCCCTCTCACTGGAACAGTTTTGTCAGCATCTGTTCTTGTTGGGTTAACAACCACTTTTATTCTTTTCTGCAGCCATTTTCACCAG attgatggagatcgagctgtTGGAAAGATGTCTCCCCTG GTCAGAATTGGCACCAGAGCAGGCTCCAAAGTG TTTCTCTGTGCTCTGACCCTACCAGTAGGAAAGATTGTTGTAGACTATGTCGAAGAAAATCACAAT GATAACAACAAGATTTTCATGGCAAAATATTATTGTGTGCGGCTGCATGCTTTGTTTGGGATTGCATTAGCTCTTGGATTGTGGCTAGCTAGAGCTGGAAATAAAGCATGA
- the LOC103717960 gene encoding 2-carboxy-1,4-naphthoquinone phytyltransferase, chloroplastic isoform X2, with translation MATALPFLPLLLSKPSSPPPPSLSRRTTTRPLRKCGKLAVAARKPWPPLWPRSSSQPTPEVAREGDADEISRATLLWRAAKLPIYSVALVPLTVGSAAAYLQTGLFFAKHYFVILSASMLVITWLNLSNDVYDFDTGADRHKKESVVNIIGSRTVTQYAANISLALGFMGLIWASIEAGDVRSILLVAYAILCGYVYQCPPFRLSYQGLGEPLCFAAFGPFATTAFYFTNRSKYLTSGLSHLPLTGTVLSASVLVGLTTTFILFCSHFHQIDGDRAVGKMSPLVRIGTRAGSKVVRFGIVSLYFLLLAFGLCKTLPLTCVFLCALTLPVGKIVVDYVEENHNDNNKIFMAKYYCVRLHALFGIALALGLWLARAGNKA, from the exons ATGGCGACTGCCCTTCCtttcctcccccttctcctctcCAAACCTTCTTCCCCTCCACCTCCTTCCCTTTCACGGAGAACCACCACGCGTCCCTTAAGAAAGTGTGGCAAATTGGCCGTGGCAGcgaggaagccatggcctcccCTTTGGCCGCGGTCTTCTTCCCAGCCGACGCCCGAAGTTGCGCGCGAAGGCGACGCAGATGAGATATCGAGGGCGACGCTTTTGTGGAGAGCCGCCAAATTGCCCATCTACTCTGTGGCGTTGGTCCCTCTCACC GTAGGCAGCGCTGCAGCTTATCTCCAGACAGGCTTATTCTTTGCCAAGCATTACTTTGTGATCTTATCTGCATCAATGCTTGTGATTACTTGGCTAAATTTGAG CAATGATGTTTATGATTTTGATACTGGCGCAGACCGACACAAAAAAGAATCTGTTGTTAATATCATTGGCAG TCGGACGGTTACACAATATGCCGCCAACATATCACTTGCGCTTGGCTTTATGGGGCTGATCTGGGCATCCATAGAAGCAGGAGACGTCCGATCCATCTTATTAGTGGCATATGCTATACTGTGTGGGTATGTTTATCAG TGTCCTCCATTTCGATTAAGTTACCAAGGACTTGGAGAACCATTGTGCTTTGCAGCATTTGGTCCATTTGCCACTACAGCGTTCTATTTCACTAACAGAAGCAAATATTTAACAAG CGGACTAAGCCATCTCCCTCTCACTGGAACAGTTTTGTCAGCATCTGTTCTTGTTGGGTTAACAACCACTTTTATTCTTTTCTGCAGCCATTTTCACCAG attgatggagatcgagctgtTGGAAAGATGTCTCCCCTG GTCAGAATTGGCACCAGAGCAGGCTCCAAAGTGGTGAGATTTGGAATCGTCtcactttattttcttttgctgGCTTTTGGATTATGCAAAACTCTTCCTTTGACCTGTGTT TTTCTCTGTGCTCTGACCCTACCAGTAGGAAAGATTGTTGTAGACTATGTCGAAGAAAATCACAAT GATAACAACAAGATTTTCATGGCAAAATATTATTGTGTGCGGCTGCATGCTTTGTTTGGGATTGCATTAGCTCTTGGATTGTGGCTAGCTAGAGCTGGAAATAAAGCATGA